Sequence from the Cucurbita pepo subsp. pepo cultivar mu-cu-16 chromosome LG02, ASM280686v2, whole genome shotgun sequence genome:
TGTCCGTAGCCGTGGAGTTCTGTGAACTACCAGACTTGGTTTGTTCTGAGCTGCCTGAAGAACCACTAGTGCTCCCCATTCGCATTGGATTCAAATACTGAAAAGGCTTAGGCGGCGCCACAATATCCACTCCCCCCTCCAACATCTTCACCACCGCACTCATCCGCGGCCGCTCATCCGGTGCGTCCTGCACGCACCACAGAGCCACCACGCACGCCCGGCTCGCCTTCTCCCTATCCCCCTCGCCAATCCCACACCCAACAACCAACTCATCCAACACACCCTTTTCAAAAGCATCCCACACCTTCTCCGGAAACCAATCAGGATTCCCAGAATCAGTCACACTAGCATTCCTCTTCCTTCCAACGATCTCAAACAACACCATTCCAAAGCTATAAACATCGCACTTATGCGACACGCGGtagttcgtgaggaaaaactCCGGCGCCGAGTATCCATAAGTACCTCGAAAGCCGCTCATCGACACATGAGTGTTGTCCCTATTGCAAAGCTTGGCAAGCCCAAAATCACCAACTTTGGGGAAAAAGTTGGAATCAAGAAGAATATTGGCTGGCTTAATGTCATAATGAATGATTCTCTGTTGACATTCCTCATGCAAATAAGCAAGCCCTCTTGCAGTCCCAATGGCTATATCATGCAATTTCTCCCATTCCATGGCTTGTTTTCTGTCAAATAAGTACTTATCCAATGACCCATTTTCCAGATACTCAAAAACAAGCGCACTCATGAAATGGTCATAACAAAACCCATAAAGCCTAACCAAATTGATATGATAAGTTCTGCAAATGGAACCAACCTCAGCCATGAACTGTTCTTCAGCTCTTTTGTCTGAGCTTTTCTTAAGGACCTTAACGGCGATGTTGACGCCGTTAGGGAACTGGCCTTTGTAAACCTCTCCGAAGCCGCCGGAGCCGAGGCGAGTGGAGTAGTTGCTTGTGAAGGAATAGAGGTCTGGAGCGGTGAATCTGACCGGTTTTTCTTCGGCTATCTCTCTGAAGAACTTCTCCATTGTTGGTGCATCGGCTTCCCAGATAACAGGGGGAGGAAGAGACACATGAGGTGCAGGTGCAAGAGGAGGAGCTACAGTTATGTTCCTTAATTCTCTTACAACGTCTGGTGTAGCTTTCTTGACAAACTTGTATAGACATATGCCAATCACTCCAAAAACCAACAACGAAACCACCGACCCCACCACATCTGAAAATCATATAACAATCAGGCGACCTATCTAAACAAATCCATCTTATgccatatatatacacatatacgTATACATACACGTACACGTACAATATTCATTTCAACCAAAATTCTATCTCgtaaatttgtttctttctcgaATCGAGACCATTATAACTGTCCGTACACCAAcgtaaaagttttattttcaacaaatcaCCACGTAATACTTGTGTATTTACTTTTACGAAAAagctaataaaattattttagccATTTCAAACGCTACAAAAACTTCAGAAATGATAAAAGTGTAACTGAAACTCAATACTTATGTCATACATACaattattttacaattattttacaAGTCATCAACCAGTCAATTTTTTAGTTGACATAAGggttatttttcaaattatatattaaaaatgaaaggaaaaggaaaaagccCCAAACCCATCCTCCAATCCCATTCCCACTCGTGGACATAAGAAGCATACCGTTCCCATGAaccttttttcaaaaaataaataaacggtGAAGcatataaaatgttttttgaaaaaaaaaactaatctCAAGCGAAAGGGTTCATTCGATTTTCAGAACTCAAAAAATCATTCCGCGCATGATAAACCTGAAATTCGTGACGAACaagtaaaaaattatgaaatacttACAGAGAATAATCATAGAATTGAATGCCTTTTCGGGGCTAGTAAACGACGAATCTGGTGGGGAGAACATCCAATCGGATCTGATAGAAACAAAAGTTACTAACACAACTCAGATTTACGATTCGCAACTTTACAATCAGCCATTAAAATCAATAGAATCGCAGATACTTACTGGCATAACAGAGCTATTTCGATCATTTCTCGTCGCCTCTGAATGCGCTTCGGACTGGCGGCTAGGGTTCCGAGAGTGAGGATTTTACAGACGATTAgcgatagtggagaagacgaAGGATTGAAGAACAAATAGATTCGAAATGGACCGATTCGTGAGGGATTTGGTTcttaaaagagaagagaagagtaGAATCGGAAGTAACCTTGAATTTTCCATGCTTGACTAGACTCCTCCGTTTGCGAAATCTCGAATTTGACATTTTCCTTACGCGGGAAGATGAAAGATGAAGTTTCTCGTTGCGTCCTTTCTTCTCAGACTGCCAATGGACCAACTGGCGTAGCTAAATGAAAATGACGTTGACTTGAAACTCTTTCGCTAAAATTTGGCctaaattgcaaataaataaacattaattttgtaatttgtttataaaatatcaatatttcttgaaattcGATACCCCAACGCTTTGAGATTGAGCTACCATTAGTCGAAGAAGATGTCGACCAACCCACATGGCTTGCTTGACGAACGTTGGAGACATCGTAAATTGGTCCGTGAGCATCACAATTAGTCTTTTGTCTTACTTCAAGCGCTAGACGACGCCGAACAGCTGTCGACCACCATGACGGTCTGCTTGTCCTTGCCCTAACGTTCGGTTTTCTCGATCTTAAAAAGGTGGCCCGCTGGAGATGAAAACCCTTTACATTAGCATTTGataaacgttttaaaaatattcttaggaaataaaaattgttaccATGTTAAATCAACAGCTAGATCTGTTTGAAACGTCGTTGTTTAAGGTTTGATCTACGTCTTAGCATTGTCatcccatcatttcatgtaATGAccaaattcattatttattcaacaatttaattattttaatttttagcatggattaatttaatttatttggctcaataaattcctaaaatgaataatataaaataggATTAGAAGATTGAAAggataatataattaataggaaaaggaatttaaatttttaaataatcataataatatgCATATTTTTCATGAAGAATATGGGTCAAGGTCGACATAATgtaattaatgtaataaatgatgaggagagagaaaatttaaactaaaatatttaaattgagttgactgacaaaaaaaatatatatatatatatatatatatcaacctAGAAATCGAACCAaatttttcgattttaaaaaattgaacttaaCTTAAACCGAAAAAATTCTAACTCAATTCATGGTCAAGTTATCAGATTAAATGAACTCTCCTAACAAAATTACCAACAATATTTCCAGTAATCAAATTCTTacgaatatttttaaaattgaattcatatgactaagaattcaaatcataaaacaacaatcacaatttaaaaaaatcgaacGGTTACCTAACCAAAACTAAAATTGCTATGTAGCGGATTAGAAATCATTCTCGTGTCATGAAATCCAAGCTTTATCActtctatattttattaaaattctatTACGAAAATCATTCTCATGAACACACCCGTCGATCCAAGCATAACTTATCGAATAAAACACGTACCTTTGTTTCAAATAGAATATTATACACTATAGAGCCCTACTATAAACACTTCTAATAATGCATAATAAGCAAAATGAAGTACCTTTTTCCATGGCGAAAACGAAAGCTTCTTCTAAGAACTTGCTATCTGTATTTCGTACTTCTTCATTATTGGAGTAGTCTTCTTGTACCAATATGAGGCACTGTCTTCATTTGAGGTTGAATAATCTGAACTGCTGCTTGTTTGTTGTAGATTCGATACTCTACTGTTCCTTTTTGGAGTTGGATCCAAGTACAGAAATGGCTTTGATGGTGGCATTATTTCTACACCTCCTTCAAGCATCTTCACCACCGCACTCATCGGTGGTCGTTCGTCGGGGCAGTCCTGAATGCACCACAGAGCCACCTCGCACGTCCAAATCACTCCCTCTTTATCATCCTCAGCATACCCACATCTTCTAACAAATTCAACTAATTCACCCTTTTCCTGAGCCTCCCACACATGTTGTGGAAACCAATCTGGGTTCCCAGAATCAGTAACACCGccattcctttttcttccaatGATCTCAAACAATACCATTCCGAAGCTATACACGTCGCACTTGTGGGTTATTGGATAGTTCTTTAGTAAGAACTCCGGTGCTGAATATCCAGGCGTGCCACGATAGCCAGTGAGCGACATATGTGTGCTGTCCCGGTTGCAAAGCTTGGCAAGGCCAAAATCACCAACTTTGGGAGTGAAGTTTTCATCCAACAGAATGTTTGCAGGCTTTATGTCGTAATGGATGATTTTCTGTTGGCATTCCTCATGCAAGTAAGCAAGACCTTTAGCAGTCCCAATGGCTACATCACGTAACTTCCCCCAATcaagttcttcatttttgcCAAACAAATACTTATCCAGAGATCGATTTTCCATGTACTCAAATACCAGTGCACACATATAATGGTCATAACAAAACCCATTAAGCCTAACCAAGTTTATATGGTAAGTTTTCCCGATCGTTCCTACCTCATTCATAAATTGCTCCTCCGCCTGCTTGTCCGAGTTCCTCTTCAAAACCTTCGCCGCAATCTTCACTCCATTTGGGAACTCTCCTTTATAGACCGTACCGAATCCTCCCGAACCGAGTGGTGTCGAATAATTGCCTGTGAAATAGTATAGTTGATGAGCAGTGAACCTTATAGGCCTCTGTTCCGCCATTTCTTTGATGAACTTTTCCATTGTCGGTTGATCGATTTCCCAAACCGGAACTGCATTTGGGGCAGATGAATGTGCCACATTTGATGCAGATGAAGCAACTGCATTTCGCAACTCTGTGACAATACATTGCTTAGCTTTCCTAGCAAAGCAGCAAGAGATTGCACCAATGACAATAAAAATCACCAAGGTTACTACTACAGCTGCAAGccaatgtttttgtttaaggTGGTGATGAATAGAAGTCTAACTCGTGTCAAGTATAATGTTTCGTATATTTTCACAAAAAACAGTGATAAGGAGGTACTCACAGATAGCAGTTGTGATAAAATTGCTGCTGCTATTCGTATCTGGTGAGTAAACGACCGACGACATTATGAGGAGACAAGTTGATCGTTACCTTACAACATAAAAACATTTGACAACAAAATTAATCTAGGACAACAAACTATTGGACATCTGCAGTTCTTCGTGTTcatatttgtttcaaattacCAAACGCGCAATCAACAATCAGATCGAATAAATACAGAGGAAAATATCTGGTATCTGCAAACTGAATACTGCTAGCTGAAATGCAAAACATCAACCTATGCTTGAACATCTCTCTTGTCTGAACAGACATTAATCTCTTTTTCTACGTGCAATCAACAATCAGATCTCTCCCACTAATTGTTCTAAAGTTTGTTGGCTCTTAACATACCTATCTGAAAGGAACCAGAAACTAAAGGATTAAATATCTCCCACTGATTCTTCAGTATTCCATTCCAATCACAACTCCTCACTGATTTTCTTACTTATCAATTTGAATTGTTGATCAACTGAACGTTATGCCGCAAATAACAACTAATTTgatcaaattttgtgaagaaaaacaaagccatTACAGTGAAAGCAAACAAATCCAGTCATATTGCTCAAAAGAAATTCGGTTGGCTATCAAGAGAGTTACACTTACTTGGTAGTAAAATCAGATGAATGTTAAATCTTGTTCATGTACAGCAGCTTCTTCCTcctatgtttttcttctttcgcCTTACCATCTCCTACAATTCGAGAGTATTTTTCTTAGATAAAGTAATAAAAGGGGAACGACATTTCGAAGAAGATCCATTCCCAAGGCCATGGCTTATCCCGTCACAGTCGCTGTTCACAGAGTCAAATCCTACAGAAATTTAAAGCTCGGATTTCTCGCCAATATTTCCACATCTCATTCAATGATTTCAAACCAAGACAGGGACGGACAACATGAATAATCTTTGTAATTAATGGACAAAGGAAGACCTAATATATCTACCGACGATTGaaacttcaatttcaaagCTGACCGATTGAGTCAATCTACTCAGTTTGTGGCGTAGACCTGC
This genomic interval carries:
- the LOC111788182 gene encoding rust resistance kinase Lr10-like isoform X1 translates to MSSVVYSPDTNSSSNFITTAISVVVTLVIFIVIGAISCCFARKAKQCIVTELRNAVASSASNVAHSSAPNAVPVWEIDQPTMEKFIKEMAEQRPIRFTAHQLYYFTGNYSTPLGSGGFGTVYKGEFPNGVKIAAKVLKRNSDKQAEEQFMNEVGTIGKTYHINLVRLNGFCYDHYMCALVFEYMENRSLDKYLFGKNEELDWGKLRDVAIGTAKGLAYLHEECQQKIIHYDIKPANILLDENFTPKVGDFGLAKLCNRDSTHMSLTGYRGTPGYSAPEFLLKNYPITHKCDVYSFGMVLFEIIGRKRNGGVTDSGNPDWFPQHVWEAQEKGELVEFVRRCGYAEDDKEGVIWTCEVALWCIQDCPDERPPMSAVVKMLEGGVEIMPPSKPFLYLDPTPKRNSRVSNLQQTSSSSDYSTSNEDSASYWYKKTTPIMKKYEIQIASS
- the LOC111788175 gene encoding rust resistance kinase Lr10-like gives rise to the protein MIEIALLCQSDWMFSPPDSSFTSPEKAFNSMIILYVVGSVVSLLVFGVIGICLYKFVKKATPDVVRELRNITVAPPLAPAPHVSLPPPVIWEADAPTMEKFFREIAEEKPVRFTAPDLYSFTSNYSTRLGSGGFGEVYKGQFPNGVNIAVKVLKKSSDKRAEEQFMAEVGSICRTYHINLVRLYGFCYDHFMSALVFEYLENGSLDKYLFDRKQAMEWEKLHDIAIGTARGLAYLHEECQQRIIHYDIKPANILLDSNFFPKVGDFGLAKLCNRDNTHVSMSGFRGTYGYSAPEFFLTNYRVSHKCDVYSFGMVLFEIVGRKRNASVTDSGNPDWFPEKVWDAFEKGVLDELVVGCGIGEGDREKASRACVVALWCVQDAPDERPRMSAVVKMLEGGVDIVAPPKPFQYLNPMRMGSTSGSSGSSEQTKSGSSQNSTATDTNSRWYRNTTTIMRKYEIQMASS
- the LOC111788182 gene encoding rust resistance kinase Lr10-like isoform X2; this encodes MEKFIKEMAEQRPIRFTAHQLYYFTGNYSTPLGSGGFGTVYKGEFPNGVKIAAKVLKRNSDKQAEEQFMNEVGTIGKTYHINLVRLNGFCYDHYMCALVFEYMENRSLDKYLFGKNEELDWGKLRDVAIGTAKGLAYLHEECQQKIIHYDIKPANILLDENFTPKVGDFGLAKLCNRDSTHMSLTGYRGTPGYSAPEFLLKNYPITHKCDVYSFGMVLFEIIGRKRNGGVTDSGNPDWFPQHVWEAQEKGELVEFVRRCGYAEDDKEGVIWTCEVALWCIQDCPDERPPMSAVVKMLEGGVEIMPPSKPFLYLDPTPKRNSRVSNLQQTSSSSDYSTSNEDSASYWYKKTTPIMKKYEIQIASS